The genomic segment TTCCAGTTAGAAAAGGTGTTCAAGGTGATGTAACTATCGAGGTTTATGATTTAGCTGGTAAGTTAGTTATTTCTGAAAAACAAACTATTGGTAACGAAGCATTAAGAGTAAATGTTGCTTCTATTGCAAACGGTGCTTATGTTTTCAATTTAACATTTGCTGATGGTTCTAAAGATACATTTAAAGTGTCTGTAAACAGATAATATAATCTTTAGAAAAGTACTTTAATATTATTTAAAGCCCCGCAATTGCGGGGCTTTTTTAGTATATATAACCAAGTACAAGAATTAAATTTAGATTAAAATTGACTCCTTACATATTTTTAGTTTCTAGTTGCTCATTACATTTGTTCAATAACAACTAAAAAATTAAAAATATGAAAAAAATTACTCTATTTATGGGGTTAGTTTTAGCGACTACAGTGAGTTTCTCACAAGTAGTAGTTAAATTAACTTCAGTACCTTGTAATACAGGGTTAGAAGGTACGTATCCTTTTCAATACGCAGGTAATCTCGATGGATCATCAACTGATTGGGGGTTGCCAAATATTTTTGATGGAAACAATGCAGTTTCTGGTCCATTAGAAATGATTAATGATGGAACACCAGGAATCGTAACAGGCGTTGGTACGCCTCCCTTAAACAATGTGCCCTTGTCAGCTTTAGGTTGTGATACTAATGGCAATATTACTCAAGATTTAACAGGAAAGATAGCTGTTGTTTATCGAGGAACTTGTCAATTTGGGTTAAAAGCATTAAATGCCCAAAAAAGAGGAGCAATAGGTGTTATTATTATTAATCATACTGGTGATGCCGTAGGTATGGCTGGAGGTACTTATGGTACTAGAGTTACAATTCCTGTTGTTCAAATTGGTAGAGTTGCTGGTGATGACTTATATTTAGCACTTAATACTTGTGCTCCAGGAACTGTTACAGCTTTTATTGGATCTAAAGTAGGAGTATTTACTAATGATATGGGGTCTAGTATTGCGGATATAGTTATGACTGAATCTTCAACAGTTCCAGCTGATTTAGCAATACCAACAGCATTAGACTTGGGTTTTTTTGCTTTTAACTATGGAGTTAATGCTCAAAATGGTGTAACTGCATCAGTGGTGGTTAAAAAAGACGGATCTACAATCCATACTAATACTTCAGCACCATTAAACTTTGTTGCACCTGCAGGCACTGTAATTGATTCTCAGTATTTTGATCTAGGTCAAATTACATTGCCAAGTACTGCTAATGGAGTTACTGTTGATGTTGCTAATTATGAATTTACTTATACTTTAAACATTGTTTCGACTGATGAAGATCCAGCTGATAATATGTTTAAATTTAACTACAGAGTAACAAATAATGAAGATATCTTTGCAAAATCAACGACCAACGCTGCAGGCATACCTGTTCATTCTACCGCTTACTCTTTAAATGAAACAACAACTCAATATGATGATTGGGAAGCTTGTATCAATTACCGAGGTCCATATACAGGTAATGTAACAGGTATGTATTTTACTGGCTTACCTGTTGGTTCAAATATTGATTTCGAAGTTGTTGAAATTAGAGCATATAGATGGACAGAAGCTGGATATACTAATTTAAGTGTTGCTGCACCTACGTTTGCTGCTTTAAATCAAGAAGCGAGTGGTACTTATTTTTGGGATCATTCATCTAACGGAAATTTAGAAGGACAAATGGTTTATCAAGAATTTGACTCTCCGTTTGATTTGTCTACTGTTGCTGGTGCTGCTAACTTGAAAGGAGTTTTATTTTGTGTATACAATGCTTCAGATTCTGTAAGAATAGGTTTTGATACTAAAGTAGATTATTCGATGACGGTAAATAATTACTTACAACCAATATCTCCAGTTAAGACATTAGCAAATGGTGCAGCTGCTAGATGGTATGCTGCCGGTTTTGGGTATGACGCAACAGCAGCAATAGCTGCTAAATTTGATGTTGCTACTTCTGTAAAGAATGATGTAGCTTCAAATGTTGTTGCTTCCCCTTATCCTAATCCAGCTGCTAACTTGTTGAGAGTTCCAGTAAGAAATGGTGTTAAAGGTGATGTGACTATTGAAGTTTATGATTTATTAGGTAAGTTAGTAATTTCTGAAAAACAAACCATTGGA from the Flavobacteriales bacterium genome contains:
- a CDS encoding T9SS type A sorting domain-containing protein, translating into MKKITLFMGLVLATTVSFSQVVVKLTSVPCNTGLEGTYPFQYAGNLDGSSTDWGLPNIFDGNNAVSGPLEMINDGTPGIVTGVGTPPLNNVPLSALGCDTNGNITQDLTGKIAVVYRGTCQFGLKALNAQKRGAIGVIIINHTGDAVGMAGGTYGTRVTIPVVQIGRVAGDDLYLALNTCAPGTVTAFIGSKVGVFTNDMGSSIADIVMTESSTVPADLAIPTALDLGFFAFNYGVNAQNGVTASVVVKKDGSTIHTNTSAPLNFVAPAGTVIDSQYFDLGQITLPSTANGVTVDVANYEFTYTLNIVSTDEDPADNMFKFNYRVTNNEDIFAKSTTNAAGIPVHSTAYSLNETTTQYDDWEACINYRGPYTGNVTGMYFTGLPVGSNIDFEVVEIRAYRWTEAGYTNLSVAAPTFAALNQEASGTYFWDHSSNGNLEGQMVYQEFDSPFDLSTVAGAANLKGVLFCVYNASDSVRIGFDTKVDYSMTVNNYLQPISPVKTLANGAAARWYAAGFGYDATAAIAAKFDVATSVKNDVASNVVASPYPNPAANLLRVPVRNGVKGDVTIEVYDLLGKLVISEKQTIGNEALRVNVASISNGAYVFNLTFADGSKDTFKVSVNR